Proteins encoded together in one Benincasa hispida cultivar B227 chromosome 1, ASM972705v1, whole genome shotgun sequence window:
- the LOC120068538 gene encoding hexose carrier protein HEX6, producing MAVGIGIENGGQYNGKMTPFVVFSCMMAAMGGVLFGYDIGISGGVTSMESFLKKFFPEVDRKMKEDKDISNYCKFDSQLLTSFTSSLYLAGLVASFFASSMTKSLGRRPSILFSGVVFIAGAALGGAAMNVYMLILGRVLLGVGVGFANQAVPLYLSEMAPSNYRGAINNGFQFSVGIGALAANLINFGTQKIKSGNGWRISLALAAFPASILTLGALFLPETPNSLIQRGNTHQLVDEMLQRIRGTPNVQSELADLIKASEIAKSIDNPFKNIMRRKYRPQLVMAIAIPFFQQVTGINVIAFYAPVLFRTIGLGESASLFSAIMTGAVGLVTTFISMLVVDKLGRRVLFIAGGLQMFVSQVIVGGLLAALLGDHGAVSKGYGYLLLVLICVYVAGFGWSWGPLGWLVPSEIFPLEIRSAGQSITVATSFVFTFIIAQTFLTMLCHLKAGIFFFFGGWVVVMTVFVYYFLPETKNLPIEKVERVWREHWFWKRIVGEDEEERKVGDFHSSL from the exons gTGGAGTGACTTCAATGGAATCatttttgaagaaattcttTCCAGAAGTGGATAGAAAAATGAAGGAAGACAAAGATATAAGCAACTATTGCAAATTTGACAGCCAACTTTTAACATCCTTCACATCTTCTTTGTACCTAGCAGGCCTTGTAGCTTCCTTCTTTGCTTCGTCTATGACCAAATCTTTAGGACGTAGACCTTCCATTCTCTTCTCCGGCGTCGTTTTTATCGCTGGGGCTGCGCTCGGCGGTGCCGCTATGAATGTTTACATGCTCATACTTGGTCGTGTATTGTTGGGAGTCGGAGTTGGTTTCGCAAATCAG GCTGTGCCATTGTACCTCTCTGAAATGGCACCATCAAACTACAGAGGAGCTATAAACAATGGCTTCCAATTCAGCGTCGGAATCGGAGCTCTAGCCGCCAACTTAATCAACTTCGGCACCCAAAAGATTAAATCCGGCAATGGCTGGCGAATCTCCCTCGCCTTGGCCGCCTTCCCCGCTTCAATCTTAACCCTTGGTGCCCTTTTCCTTCCCGAAACCCCCAACAGCCTCATTCAGCGCGGCAATACACACCAACTGGTCGATGAAATGCTCCAACGAATCCGAGGCACCCCCAATGTCCAATCCGAGCTCGCTGACCTCATCAAAGCCAGCGAAATTGCTAAATCCATCGACAATCCATTCAAGAACATCATGAGAAGAAAATACAGACCCCAATTAGTGATGGCCATTGCCATACCCTTCTTCCAACAAGTCACTGGGATCAACGTAATCGCTTTCTATGCCCCAGTCCTGTTCAGGACAATTGGATTGGGGGAAAGCGCGTCTTTATTCTCCGCAATCATGACGGGTGCTGTTGGGCTTGTCACTACCTTCATATCAATGCTGGTGGTGGACAAACTGGGGCGGAGGGTTCTGTTCATAGCTGGTGGTTTGCAAATGTTTGTGTCACAGGTCATTGTTGGTGGGCTGCTTGCAGCGCTGTTGGGCGATCATGGGGCTGTGAGTAAAGGGTATGGCTATTTgcttttggtgttgatttgtgTGTATGTGGCTGGATTTGGGTGGTCTTGGGGGCCATTGGGGTGGCTTGTACCGAGTGAGATATTTCCATTGGAGATCAGGTCGGCGGGGCAGAGTATTACAGTCGCAACTAGTTTTGTGTTCACATTTATTATTGCTCAGACTTTTTTAACAATGTTGTGCCACTTAAAAGCaggtattttcttcttctttggagGGTGGGTGGTGGTGATGACTGTGTTTGTATACTATTTTTTGCCTGAGACTAAGAATTTGCCCATTGAGAAGGTGGAGAGGGTGTGGAGAGAGCATTGGTTTTGGAAGAGAATCGTTGGGGAAGATGAGGAGGAGAGGAAGGTGGGGGATTTTCATTCTTCACTTTGA